A window of Natrinema versiforme contains these coding sequences:
- a CDS encoding peptidylprolyl isomerase: MGDVTATLHTNKGDIDVELYDERAPRTVDNFVGLATGGKTWEDPETGEEVEDEPLYDDVAFHRVIEDFMIQGGDPTETGRGGPGYQFDDEFHDELRHDDAGVLSMANSGPDTNGSQFFITLDAQPHLDDRHSVFGKVTDGMDVVREIGTVDTNANDQPKEAVVLESVSVDYE, encoded by the coding sequence ATGGGAGACGTTACTGCGACGCTGCACACCAACAAGGGCGATATCGATGTCGAACTCTACGACGAGCGCGCGCCGCGGACCGTCGATAACTTCGTCGGGCTCGCGACCGGCGGCAAGACCTGGGAAGACCCCGAGACGGGCGAGGAGGTCGAGGACGAGCCGCTGTACGACGACGTGGCTTTCCACCGCGTCATCGAGGACTTCATGATTCAGGGCGGCGACCCGACCGAGACCGGTCGCGGCGGCCCCGGCTACCAGTTCGACGACGAGTTCCACGACGAACTCCGCCACGACGACGCGGGGGTTCTGAGCATGGCTAACTCCGGCCCCGACACCAACGGCTCGCAGTTCTTCATCACGCTCGACGCCCAGCCCCACCTTGACGACCGCCACTCCGTCTTCGGCAAGGTCACCGACGGGATGGACGTCGTCCGTGAAATCGGCACCGTCGACACGAACGCGAACGACCAGCCGAAAGAAGCGGTCGTCCTCGAGTCGGTCTCCGTCGACTACGAGTAA
- a CDS encoding peptidylprolyl isomerase → MLAGCASDGGDETDEETTPDADESATTATVSGDRTATLHTSEGDVEVELYGDRVPRTVENFVGLATGERAWTDPETGEKAEGEPLYDDVAFHRVIEDFMIQTGDPTGTGRGGPGYRFDDEFHEDLRHDDAGVLSMANSGPDTNGSQFFITLAPQPHLDGRHAVFGRVVDGMAIVREIGSVETDGNDRPTDAVVLESVSVDGE, encoded by the coding sequence GTGCTCGCGGGCTGTGCGAGCGACGGCGGAGACGAGACGGACGAAGAGACGACTCCCGACGCGGACGAGTCCGCGACGACTGCAACAGTAAGCGGCGACCGCACGGCGACGCTGCACACGAGCGAGGGCGACGTCGAGGTCGAACTCTACGGCGACCGCGTCCCCCGAACCGTCGAGAACTTCGTCGGGCTCGCGACGGGCGAGCGCGCGTGGACCGACCCCGAAACGGGCGAAAAAGCCGAGGGCGAACCGCTGTACGACGATGTCGCCTTCCACCGCGTCATCGAGGACTTCATGATCCAGACCGGCGATCCGACCGGCACCGGTCGCGGCGGCCCCGGCTACCGGTTCGACGACGAATTTCACGAGGACCTGCGCCACGACGACGCGGGGGTTCTGAGCATGGCCAACTCCGGCCCCGACACCAACGGCTCGCAGTTCTTCATCACGCTCGCTCCCCAACCCCACCTCGACGGCCGCCACGCCGTCTTCGGGCGAGTCGTCGACGGAATGGCTATCGTCCGCGAAATCGGCAGCGTCGAAACCGACGGCAACGACCGGCCGACGGACGCCGTCGTGCTCGAGTCGGTCTCGGTCGACGGCGAGTAG
- a CDS encoding 3-hydroxyacyl-CoA dehydrogenase family protein, with protein sequence MARQRAAVVGGGIMGAGIAQVLARNGYEVAVREINEELADKARERLVSGNYGLEDAVEGGYLSEEEKDEVLERLTFTTDLDAATDGTEFVIEAVTEDLAIKGQVFRDLDDVTDDQPLYSNTSGFSVTAIANGVSDPSRVAVTHFFNPVPIMSMVEIVRSPLTDDSVVERAESLVDELGKTSVTIDDDPGSYGFIANRCHAAMREEAQKIVDEGIATEEQVDKALEEGYNLPVGPFSLRGIGEEWD encoded by the coding sequence ATGGCACGACAGCGCGCTGCCGTCGTCGGCGGCGGTATCATGGGTGCCGGTATCGCACAGGTGCTCGCACGGAACGGCTACGAGGTCGCCGTCCGCGAGATCAACGAGGAGTTGGCCGACAAGGCCCGCGAGCGACTCGTCTCGGGCAACTACGGCCTCGAGGACGCCGTCGAGGGCGGGTATCTCTCCGAGGAGGAGAAAGACGAGGTACTCGAGCGGCTGACGTTCACGACCGACCTCGACGCGGCGACCGACGGAACCGAGTTCGTCATCGAGGCGGTCACGGAGGACCTCGCGATCAAGGGACAGGTCTTCCGGGACTTGGACGACGTCACGGACGACCAGCCGCTGTACTCGAACACGAGCGGCTTTTCGGTGACCGCCATCGCGAACGGCGTCTCCGATCCCTCGCGGGTCGCGGTCACGCACTTCTTCAACCCGGTGCCGATCATGTCGATGGTCGAGATCGTGCGGTCGCCGCTGACCGACGACAGCGTCGTCGAACGCGCCGAATCACTCGTCGACGAACTCGGAAAGACCAGCGTCACCATCGACGACGACCCCGGCTCCTACGGCTTTATCGCCAACCGCTGTCACGCCGCGATGCGCGAGGAAGCCCAGAAGATCGTCGACGAAGGCATCGCGACGGAGGAGCAGGTCGACAAAGCCCTCGAGGAAGGGTACAATCTCCCCGTCGGCCCGTTCTCGCTGCGCGGCATCGGCGAAGAGTGGGACTAG
- a CDS encoding type II toxin-antitoxin system PemK/MazF family toxin, protein MSYERGDVVVALDPFRDGSSGRPFLLIDYEKTPFHGEQYISLSLTTRTWYEERIPLDEADWEEGGAPRSSSIMPWSVNSIDSDLIESYQGRLRNDIVDEATAQLSEYVHW, encoded by the coding sequence ATGAGTTACGAGCGCGGCGACGTCGTCGTCGCTCTCGATCCGTTCAGAGATGGCTCGAGCGGTCGTCCGTTTCTACTCATCGATTACGAGAAGACGCCGTTTCACGGGGAACAATATATCTCGCTCTCGCTCACGACTCGGACGTGGTACGAGGAACGAATCCCGCTGGACGAGGCGGACTGGGAAGAGGGAGGTGCGCCTCGATCGAGTTCGATCATGCCGTGGTCGGTCAATTCGATCGATTCGGACCTGATCGAGAGCTACCAGGGCAGATTGCGGAACGATATCGTCGACGAGGCGACAGCGCAACTCTCCGAATACGTTCACTGGTAA
- a CDS encoding helix-turn-helix domain-containing protein: MPIDIETFDESSSDELNTLTNAEMVVRFLATNDDKAYTPSEIAERIDIKKNSIGTVLSRLEDRNLVRHKGDYWAIGERETVRDAYRTHRIMEALDERYGEEDLEEWREHAAEGE; this comes from the coding sequence ATGCCGATCGACATCGAGACGTTCGATGAGAGTTCCAGTGACGAACTGAATACACTCACGAACGCCGAGATGGTCGTTCGATTCCTCGCGACGAACGACGATAAGGCGTACACCCCCTCCGAGATCGCTGAACGGATCGACATCAAGAAAAATTCGATCGGGACGGTTCTCAGCCGCCTCGAGGACCGGAACCTCGTTCGACACAAGGGAGACTACTGGGCGATCGGTGAACGAGAGACCGTTCGCGATGCATACCGCACACACCGGATCATGGAGGCGCTGGACGAGCGATACGGGGAAGAAGACCTCGAGGAGTGGCGAGAACACGCTGCCGAGGGCGAATAG
- a CDS encoding succinylglutamate desuccinylase/aspartoacylase family protein has translation MSAGTHTAERITLARLPSGVELTTTVHTYRGDEPGPTLYVQAAQHGREINGTEVLRRFHERLPLESLSGTVIAVPVANPLTFDRVSYTTPEQLDSVNPNMNRIWPGDDEGSLHQRMAARLWEYVTAADALVDLHTGSPNMLPHVVYREDDERSRSLADAFGTDLLLSEQADEEAPDEWHRRGFAGKLRVAAAEEGIPSITPELAHNKQILEEVVAEGIEGLLDVCRYLGLLPGEVPDRDPIVARNHLGQVTADDSGLFRPEPGLEIGASLSEGAALGTVYHPTTYEPLHEARADRDGVLYALTREATVTAGDQLASVALVREE, from the coding sequence ATGAGCGCAGGCACGCACACGGCCGAGCGGATCACGCTCGCCCGGTTGCCGTCGGGCGTGGAACTGACGACGACGGTCCACACCTATCGCGGCGACGAGCCGGGCCCGACCCTGTACGTGCAGGCGGCCCAGCACGGCCGCGAGATAAACGGGACGGAGGTACTCCGGCGGTTCCACGAGCGCCTGCCCCTCGAGTCGCTGTCCGGAACCGTGATCGCCGTCCCCGTCGCGAACCCGCTGACCTTCGATCGCGTCTCCTACACCACCCCGGAGCAACTCGATAGCGTCAACCCCAACATGAACCGGATCTGGCCGGGCGACGACGAGGGCAGCCTCCACCAGCGCATGGCCGCTCGTCTCTGGGAGTACGTCACGGCCGCCGACGCCCTCGTCGACCTCCACACGGGCAGCCCGAACATGCTTCCCCACGTCGTCTACCGCGAGGACGACGAGCGCTCGCGCAGCCTCGCCGACGCCTTCGGAACCGACCTCCTGCTGTCCGAGCAGGCCGACGAGGAGGCCCCCGACGAGTGGCACCGCCGCGGCTTCGCGGGAAAGCTTCGGGTCGCCGCCGCCGAGGAGGGGATCCCGTCGATCACGCCCGAACTCGCCCATAACAAACAGATCCTCGAGGAGGTCGTCGCGGAGGGGATCGAGGGACTGCTCGACGTCTGTCGGTACCTCGGTCTCCTTCCGGGCGAGGTTCCAGACCGCGATCCGATCGTCGCGCGGAACCACCTCGGACAGGTCACCGCCGACGACTCTGGACTCTTCCGGCCCGAGCCGGGACTCGAGATCGGAGCGTCACTCTCGGAGGGCGCGGCGCTCGGGACGGTCTATCACCCGACGACATACGAGCCGCTCCACGAGGCCCGCGCGGACCGGGACGGCGTGCTCTACGCGCTCACCCGCGAGGCGACCGTGACCGCGGGCGACCAGCTCGCGAGCGTGGCGCTGGTCCGCGAGGAGTAA
- a CDS encoding MATE family efflux transporter codes for MAEHGTRVRRVRRVWRRTFSLSWPIAVQQTLNTLMRTVDIIVTGLFSPTAVAAVGLADLYAQLPLRIGLGLGTGAITLSSQDTGRGAAATRDRAITQAFLIGFLLGLPLVLVGVFLSRPLIALLGAEPDVAETGGRYLALVFAAAPMRIVGLVGARSLQGTGDTRTPMVVNGTANVINIGATAGLGLGLGGLPALGIVGVGLATAIGRTVEAVAITAAIAVDRTDLSFARPRSLTITRQLVAVSLPNFAEGMSTSLANFPFNALLLTFGTEVTAAYHIGRRIYQQFSGPLYRSYSVAASIVVGQTLGEGRPDDARFAGLAITALSVLTLGLAGIVLLVGATPIARLFTSDPATLEYAATFARVFGVSMFFFGLFFPLSGSLRGAGDTRTPFYARFTGTAGFLLGFSYLAGVTFDYGLTGVYVGIVLSYAWWALVVAIGFVWGDWAATAASMMAERADEAG; via the coding sequence ATGGCCGAACACGGGACCCGCGTCCGGCGCGTCCGGCGCGTTTGGCGGCGGACGTTCTCCCTCTCGTGGCCGATCGCGGTCCAGCAGACGCTCAACACGCTGATGCGGACGGTCGACATCATCGTCACCGGGCTGTTCTCGCCCACCGCCGTCGCCGCCGTCGGGCTCGCGGATCTCTACGCCCAACTCCCGCTGCGGATCGGGCTCGGCCTCGGAACCGGCGCGATCACCCTCTCGAGTCAGGACACCGGCCGGGGTGCGGCGGCGACTCGAGACCGGGCGATCACGCAGGCGTTTCTCATCGGCTTTCTGCTTGGATTGCCGCTTGTACTCGTTGGGGTCTTCCTGTCCCGGCCGCTGATCGCCCTGCTGGGTGCCGAACCCGACGTGGCCGAGACCGGCGGGCGCTACCTCGCGCTGGTCTTCGCCGCTGCGCCGATGCGCATCGTCGGTCTCGTCGGCGCGCGCTCGCTGCAGGGCACCGGCGATACGCGGACGCCGATGGTGGTCAACGGTACCGCGAACGTGATCAACATCGGTGCGACGGCCGGGTTAGGGCTCGGTCTCGGCGGCCTCCCGGCGCTCGGAATCGTCGGCGTCGGGCTGGCGACGGCGATCGGCCGCACGGTCGAGGCCGTCGCGATCACGGCCGCGATCGCGGTCGATCGGACCGACCTCTCGTTCGCTCGCCCGCGGAGTCTCACGATCACGCGCCAACTCGTCGCGGTGAGCCTGCCGAACTTCGCCGAAGGAATGAGCACCTCGCTCGCGAACTTCCCCTTTAACGCGCTCTTGCTCACCTTCGGCACCGAAGTGACGGCGGCCTACCACATCGGGCGGCGGATCTACCAGCAGTTCAGCGGCCCGCTGTACCGCTCCTACAGCGTCGCCGCGAGCATCGTCGTCGGACAGACCCTCGGCGAGGGCCGGCCCGACGACGCGCGGTTCGCGGGACTGGCGATCACGGCGCTGAGCGTCCTCACGCTCGGACTCGCCGGAATCGTCCTGCTCGTCGGGGCGACCCCGATCGCCCGGCTGTTCACCTCCGACCCGGCTACCCTCGAGTACGCCGCGACCTTCGCTCGCGTCTTCGGCGTCTCGATGTTCTTCTTCGGCCTCTTCTTCCCGTTGTCGGGGAGCCTCCGCGGCGCGGGCGATACGCGCACCCCATTCTACGCCCGATTCACTGGAACCGCCGGCTTCCTGCTCGGCTTTTCGTATCTCGCCGGTGTGACCTTCGACTACGGACTCACCGGTGTTTACGTCGGGATCGTGCTCAGCTACGCGTGGTGGGCGCTCGTCGTCGCGATCGGGTTCGTCTGGGGCGACTGGGCGGCGACGGCCGCGTCGATGATGGCCGAGCGAGCGGACGAGGCCGGCTAA
- a CDS encoding SDR family NAD(P)-dependent oxidoreductase, translating to MRLEDQTVVITGAASGIGQATAERCAEEGARVIVTDIDTDGGEAVAQAIEEDGGDAAFYELDVTDSDQFHAVVDEVAETHGLDVMINNAGTGHPGGSLETLEDDVRDFVIDINIKGVWNGCHAALPHLKEQGHGAIVNVGSLASILGLPKQSAYSMSKGAVLNMTKAVAAEAGPHGVRANTVCPGFTETSLLDQYLEDQEDPEAARKRMIEQYPLKRLAEPEEIADAILFLASEESSFVNGHGLVVDGGFSA from the coding sequence ATGCGACTCGAAGATCAAACGGTAGTCATCACCGGTGCAGCGTCGGGGATCGGGCAAGCGACGGCCGAGCGCTGCGCCGAGGAGGGCGCACGCGTCATCGTCACGGACATCGACACCGACGGCGGCGAGGCGGTCGCACAGGCCATCGAGGAGGATGGCGGCGACGCGGCGTTCTACGAACTCGACGTCACCGACAGCGACCAGTTCCACGCGGTCGTCGACGAGGTCGCCGAGACCCACGGACTCGACGTGATGATCAACAACGCCGGCACCGGCCACCCGGGCGGCAGCCTCGAGACGCTCGAGGACGACGTCCGGGACTTCGTCATCGACATCAACATCAAGGGGGTCTGGAACGGCTGTCACGCGGCGCTTCCCCACCTGAAAGAGCAGGGCCACGGTGCGATCGTCAACGTCGGCTCGCTGGCGAGTATCCTCGGACTCCCCAAGCAGTCCGCCTACTCGATGAGCAAGGGCGCAGTGTTGAACATGACGAAGGCCGTCGCCGCCGAGGCCGGCCCTCACGGCGTCCGCGCGAACACGGTCTGTCCCGGCTTCACCGAGACCTCGCTGCTCGATCAGTACCTCGAGGACCAAGAGGACCCCGAGGCGGCCCGCAAGCGGATGATCGAACAGTACCCGCTCAAGCGGCTGGCCGAGCCGGAGGAAATCGCGGACGCGATCCTGTTCCTGGCGAGCGAGGAGTCGTCGTTCGTCAACGGCCACGGGCTAGTCGTCGACGGCGGCTTCTCGGCGTGA
- a CDS encoding enoyl-CoA hydratase/isomerase family protein, translating into MDESLEAATVEFDDERGVGTLTMNRPDALNALNGQLRDDIIAGLELLEERNEDADGVALRAVVLEGAGEKAFCAGADIGGFADESAGGSSARSHYDVIRDFPAPVIAKIDGYCLGGGLETALACDFRLASEGSTFGFPEVTLGILPGAGGIQYVEKLAGPAVAKELAMTGEHIPAARAGEEGIVNHVYADDEFEDEVEAFVTDLAGQAPLAIQAIKKSANMAVQTGLEEGLKYDRQLFEGLLETEDHAEGAAAFAEDREPEFDGK; encoded by the coding sequence ATGGACGAGTCACTGGAGGCGGCCACGGTGGAGTTCGACGACGAGCGCGGCGTCGGCACGCTCACGATGAACCGCCCGGACGCGCTGAACGCGCTGAACGGCCAGCTCAGAGACGACATCATCGCGGGGCTCGAACTCCTCGAGGAGCGAAACGAGGATGCCGACGGCGTCGCCCTCCGCGCGGTAGTCCTCGAGGGAGCCGGCGAAAAGGCGTTCTGTGCGGGCGCGGACATCGGTGGCTTTGCCGACGAGTCGGCGGGCGGTTCCTCGGCGCGATCCCATTACGACGTCATCCGGGACTTCCCGGCACCGGTTATCGCGAAGATCGACGGCTACTGTCTGGGCGGCGGCCTCGAGACCGCGCTGGCGTGTGACTTCCGACTGGCCAGCGAAGGGTCGACGTTCGGCTTCCCGGAGGTCACCCTCGGCATCCTCCCCGGTGCCGGCGGCATCCAGTACGTCGAGAAACTCGCCGGCCCCGCGGTCGCGAAGGAACTCGCGATGACCGGCGAGCACATCCCCGCCGCACGCGCGGGCGAGGAAGGAATCGTCAACCACGTCTACGCCGACGACGAGTTCGAGGACGAGGTCGAGGCGTTCGTCACCGACCTCGCTGGCCAAGCCCCGCTGGCGATTCAGGCGATCAAGAAGTCCGCGAACATGGCGGTCCAGACGGGGCTCGAGGAGGGGCTGAAATACGACCGCCAGCTCTTCGAGGGGCTCCTCGAGACCGAGGACCACGCGGAGGGAGCGGCGGCGTTTGCCGAGGACCGCGAACCCGAGTTCGACGGGAAGTAA
- a CDS encoding acyl-CoA dehydrogenase family protein, translating to MEYHDSEKATDVAGRVEDFMDEVVIPREREALATGEEITMDEIEEMWELAKERDLFAPQVPEEYGGQGLDFSDMLPSFEQVGRSLIGALSIRANAPQEGNMHTLEMVGTEDQKAEYLRPLVQGELSSAFAMTEPKQGGGSDPKMLQSTAVKDGDEWVINAHKWWTSDGLNADFYLVMARTDLDAHPYEGTSIILVPRDADGVEVVRNIPHLGGHGITEREGGHAEVKFDNVRVPVENTIGEENEGFRIAQMRLGGGRLTHCMRYSGMAERSLDIAKAYLQEREAFGTKLEEKQALRHRIADAETRLHAARCMVRHAARELDESDARIEVAMSKMFTANVTNETIDLALQCCGGNGIGKDLPIAHFYENVRAFRLVDGADEVHRRSIARWAFEDVDETEIENALQFDEDLRIDALDD from the coding sequence ATGGAATACCACGACTCGGAGAAAGCGACGGACGTTGCGGGGCGAGTAGAAGACTTCATGGACGAAGTCGTCATTCCGCGCGAGCGAGAGGCGCTGGCCACGGGCGAGGAGATCACGATGGACGAAATCGAGGAGATGTGGGAGCTGGCCAAAGAGCGCGATCTGTTCGCCCCGCAGGTTCCCGAGGAGTACGGCGGGCAGGGCTTGGACTTCAGCGACATGCTGCCGTCGTTCGAACAGGTCGGGCGCTCGCTCATCGGCGCGCTGTCGATCCGCGCGAACGCGCCCCAAGAGGGGAACATGCACACCTTGGAGATGGTGGGGACCGAGGACCAGAAAGCGGAGTATCTGCGCCCACTCGTCCAGGGCGAGCTCTCCTCTGCGTTCGCGATGACCGAACCCAAACAGGGCGGCGGCTCGGACCCGAAGATGCTCCAGAGCACCGCCGTCAAGGACGGCGACGAGTGGGTCATCAACGCCCACAAGTGGTGGACCTCCGACGGGTTGAACGCGGACTTCTATCTGGTGATGGCCCGGACCGATCTGGACGCCCACCCCTACGAGGGCACTTCGATCATCCTCGTTCCGCGGGACGCTGACGGCGTCGAGGTCGTGCGGAACATCCCCCATCTCGGCGGTCACGGCATCACCGAACGCGAGGGCGGCCACGCCGAAGTGAAGTTCGACAACGTCCGGGTTCCCGTCGAGAACACGATCGGCGAGGAAAACGAGGGGTTCCGGATCGCCCAGATGCGACTCGGGGGCGGCCGGCTGACCCACTGCATGCGCTACTCCGGCATGGCCGAGCGCTCGCTCGACATCGCCAAGGCCTACCTGCAGGAACGGGAGGCCTTCGGCACGAAACTCGAGGAGAAACAGGCGCTGCGCCACCGCATCGCCGACGCCGAAACGCGGCTGCACGCCGCCCGTTGTATGGTCCGTCACGCCGCCCGCGAACTCGACGAAAGCGACGCCCGCATCGAGGTCGCGATGTCGAAGATGTTCACCGCGAACGTTACCAACGAAACGATCGACCTCGCCCTGCAGTGTTGTGGCGGCAACGGGATCGGCAAGGACCTGCCGATCGCGCACTTCTACGAGAACGTCCGCGCGTTCCGCCTCGTCGACGGGGCCGACGAGGTCCACCGCCGCTCGATCGCCCGCTGGGCCTTCGAGGACGTCGACGAGACCGAGATCGAGAACGCGCTCCAGTTCGACGAGGACCTGCGGATCGACGCCCTCGATGACTGA
- a CDS encoding MaoC family dehydratase N-terminal domain-containing protein: protein MPTKPLADLEAMVGDSRVTVEEFRIEPGKVEEFARAITAEDPVFRDEAAAAERGYDHVPAPLTYTQVGRFPRYTPADVDGKGFDLGFRPEYVLHGEQAYEYERPVAVGDVLEGTTTLADVFQREGGRAGTMTFAVLETEYRTRDGELVLTDRSTAIETEGAVDDESDPDDSASDAPDATEPDGGTAGSESAVPSTAADEFDRVRTAADLAVGDTGPTVVVEDLDRKQFVKYAGASGDFNPIHYDEPYATAAGNESVFGQGMFTAGVASRVVTDWFDLAAVSSFGVRFQSRVFPGDTVVATGEVVDVDRDSGTVETELEASTADGETLLTGTATAALE, encoded by the coding sequence GTGCCGACTAAGCCCCTCGCGGACCTCGAGGCGATGGTCGGCGACTCGCGGGTCACCGTCGAGGAGTTCCGGATCGAACCCGGCAAGGTCGAGGAGTTCGCGCGGGCGATCACGGCCGAGGACCCCGTTTTCCGCGACGAGGCGGCGGCCGCCGAACGGGGCTACGACCACGTGCCCGCGCCGCTTACGTACACGCAGGTCGGCCGGTTCCCGCGGTACACGCCCGCCGACGTCGACGGGAAGGGCTTCGACCTCGGCTTCCGACCGGAGTACGTCCTCCACGGCGAGCAGGCCTACGAGTACGAGCGCCCGGTCGCCGTCGGCGACGTGCTCGAGGGGACGACCACCCTCGCGGACGTCTTCCAGCGCGAGGGCGGCCGCGCAGGGACGATGACCTTCGCCGTCCTCGAGACGGAGTACCGGACCCGGGACGGCGAACTCGTGCTCACCGACCGGTCGACCGCGATCGAAACGGAGGGCGCGGTCGACGACGAAAGCGACCCCGACGATTCCGCGAGCGACGCCCCCGACGCGACCGAGCCTGACGGCGGCACCGCCGGCTCGGAGTCGGCGGTGCCATCGACCGCGGCGGACGAATTCGACCGAGTCCGTACCGCCGCCGATCTTGCGGTCGGCGACACCGGGCCGACGGTCGTCGTCGAGGACCTCGATCGCAAGCAGTTCGTCAAGTACGCGGGGGCGAGCGGCGACTTCAATCCGATTCACTACGACGAACCATACGCCACGGCCGCGGGCAACGAGAGCGTCTTCGGGCAGGGGATGTTCACCGCCGGCGTCGCCTCCAGAGTCGTCACCGACTGGTTCGATCTCGCTGCCGTCTCGAGTTTCGGCGTCCGGTTCCAGTCCCGCGTGTTCCCCGGTGACACCGTCGTCGCGACCGGCGAAGTCGTCGACGTCGACCGGGATTCGGGAACCGTCGAAACCGAACTCGAGGCGTCCACGGCCGACGGCGAGACGCTGCTGACCGGAACCGCGACGGCCGCCCTCGAGTAG
- a CDS encoding CaiB/BaiF CoA-transferase family protein, with product MQLDSVRVLDLSHLLPGPYATQLLADAGADVVKVEDVDSGDGARRMPPTTDRGVGALFDGVNRGKRSVALDLKSGAGRRAFYRLVETADVVFEQFRPGVAERLEIGYETLREYNADLIYCSLSGYGQTGPYAERAGHDLNYVGVAGLLDMTREDESMAPQLPGYQIGDLGGGLFAAFSIVGGLLSRELGHGGGEYIDVAMTDVVASFSQAVAHEALTGDDPRPGETALTGRLPWYDIYETADGRYVTLAALEPKFWDAFCEEVGREDLVDSHGSEDPAELEAVREELTALFAERSRDAWLEALSDEATVGPVCTPAEALAHPQLEARGLIERPADAPPRIGFPAAGSDVPEGRDESVPAHGEHTDELLASIGYDEDERADLRETGAIR from the coding sequence ATGCAACTCGATTCCGTGCGAGTGCTCGATCTGTCGCACCTGCTCCCGGGACCGTACGCGACGCAGTTGCTCGCCGACGCGGGTGCCGACGTGGTGAAAGTCGAGGACGTCGATTCGGGCGACGGCGCGCGGCGGATGCCGCCGACGACCGATCGCGGCGTCGGCGCGCTGTTCGACGGCGTCAATCGCGGCAAGCGAAGCGTCGCGCTCGACCTGAAATCGGGGGCCGGGCGGCGGGCGTTCTACCGGCTGGTCGAGACGGCCGATGTCGTCTTCGAGCAGTTCCGACCCGGCGTCGCTGAGCGCCTCGAGATCGGGTATGAGACGCTACGCGAGTACAACGCGGACCTGATCTACTGTTCGCTGTCGGGCTACGGGCAGACGGGGCCCTATGCCGAGCGCGCGGGCCACGACCTCAACTACGTCGGGGTCGCCGGACTGCTCGATATGACCCGCGAGGACGAGTCGATGGCACCGCAACTGCCGGGCTACCAGATCGGCGATCTCGGCGGCGGGCTGTTCGCGGCCTTTTCTATCGTCGGCGGCCTCCTCTCGCGGGAACTCGGCCACGGTGGCGGCGAGTACATCGACGTGGCCATGACCGACGTCGTCGCCTCCTTCTCGCAGGCGGTCGCCCACGAGGCGCTCACCGGCGACGACCCGCGGCCCGGCGAGACCGCGCTCACCGGCCGGCTCCCGTGGTACGACATCTACGAGACCGCGGACGGACGGTACGTGACTCTCGCCGCACTCGAGCCGAAGTTCTGGGACGCCTTCTGCGAGGAAGTCGGCCGCGAGGACCTCGTCGATTCCCACGGGAGCGAGGACCCGGCCGAACTCGAAGCCGTGCGCGAGGAACTGACGGCGCTGTTCGCGGAGCGCTCGCGGGACGCGTGGCTCGAGGCGCTGTCCGACGAGGCGACGGTCGGGCCGGTGTGTACGCCGGCCGAAGCCCTCGCGCATCCCCAACTCGAGGCCCGCGGGTTGATCGAGCGGCCGGCCGACGCACCGCCGCGGATTGGGTTCCCCGCTGCGGGATCGGACGTACCCGAAGGCCGTGACGAGTCCGTGCCGGCCCACGGCGAACACACCGACGAACTGCTCGCCTCGATCGGCTACGACGAGGACGAGCGGGCCGACCTCCGCGAGACCGGAGCGATTCGCTGA